GATGCAACACCCTTAAATATCGACAATTTCTTTTCAAATACCCAGCTAACACTTTAGAGGGACAACTGGCTTACCTTTGAAACACCTTGCCATCTGAAGTCAATCCAAAAACCTCTCCATCAGTTGACACTTCAATCATTTGCATTGTTGGCCCATTCACACGTGTCCAGCCGTCAGGTACACAAGTGTCTGGGTTGACTTTCTGTCATAAGaaacatacatgtatgtgttttgtAATCTATGAGTGAATAGGATTTATCTTGGTAAAGATTTGACTGATGCTTTAATGCCCAACCTTTGCCACAAAGGTCTTGTTATTTGTGTCGAGTCCCCAGCAGCCGAACATTTTCCCACAACTGACATATACCAATGGCTTTGTAAGTCCAGTCCAGGCAAGGGTGCCCACTCCATAATAGCTACTAGCGTAATTGGCTCTCTGACAGTAGGAGTAATTGGTGGTGGGTGCTACTCCAACAACCTGACCATCACCTCCAGCATCCACCTGCTGCAAGGTTTGACCTGAAGACAAGCACAATACATAGGTGCGACTCATTTAGTTATCAAGCCTTTCTTACTGTGCTCTTTGTGCACAGTACATGCTACAAACACTGTGAAACTGTCAAACTGGTGGTCCCGGTTTTTTATTAACCAACAAAGACTACTGTTCTGGACTGGCCCTATGatatacacaataaacaaacCACATTCATTAATGCTAACTCATAAACACAGCACTGCTAATGtggaaataagaataatatttacCATTGACAACTTTCCAGTTTCCGCCTACAAGTTTGTACACCTTGTTGCTGCTGTCACATCCCCACGTTCCTGCAGGTCCCACACTGACATGCTTGAGGCTGGCTAAGCCCAGACTGTACCAGTACCTTCCACTGAGTTGATATGGCCGTCCGTATCTTGTCGCTGCAACCACTTGTCCCATTCCAGCATCAATCTGTCTGATACTATACAGCCTTGGAGCCTCTTTGCATTCCCATGTTGCCCAAGCTGTAAAGACAAAGTCATTAGTAACGTGAAATGAAAAGctgtaaagagaaaaaagttgAATGAAAAGGTATATTCTTTTAAGAATCAAATCCTCATTATAGACCTTCAACGATTAATTCTGGAATAAATGAATCTGAAAGAAACTTACAACACTCAACCGCAGAACACAACACCAGCAAAAGGCAACCTGCAATAGCTTTCATGTTGTCTCTGTATCTGTGCTATGTCAGTCTGTTGTCCTACATCCTTGGTTTTCTTGGCTTATATACCATAGATTGATGCTTAATTACATCCAAATCTGGTTCTGCAGGGATGTTTGTGTATACTCTGGctcagataaataataatagctCTTATGATTTGTGTCATGGAGCCAGAGTTTACTATGTTGAACTGATAATTATGaacaatttatttcatttcatatatAACTGGGTGTGTCGCTATAGGCAACTTGATTTGCTTGAGTaaagttgaagacatttcacttctcatccaagaggcctCTGGTGGGAAAATCCATGTATTTAGCAAGGCTAGAGAGTCATTGTGGTAAATGATGTATGTCATTATCCGCCTGACCCAGTTTAAGGTTGTTTACATAtgtttaaagaggccatagcccggaagtgccaattaacgctgcgtttgggtgtgtatctgcgccattaccttgtttatgaagccctaaaagtccataacaatcagttcagccactgctgagagtgcagagttttattgttttcctgagctctacaaagcggcaaggcacttccgttgactaattACATCACTGGCGAATCTCACCACTACTATAAACAGCAACGCCTCCTATTctgggcactagagtccgggcacatccggttacatactttcaaccgtagaagaagaagaactactcttgttgtagctgctgagcgtatcgaaaaaaggttcagcgagtttttgctctgttctgggttgtGATAAACAATACCAGACGCTCCACAACTCCCTGccaatgagcaaaaaaaagctcagtggatatctttcatatttgatgggaatgtccctgctacatttcccaaataccTCCATGGATGCGGCAACCACTTCACGGAGGATTATTACACAAAATTCaggcaatataaagcaggacgcAGCAcaaaacttcacctaaaggaaggagcagtgcatattacaatatttacggtttgtaaaactgtctttgtgtgcttgttctgtcgtttagcattagctagtcggctacaggctaagctacacgctacgcttgggtttcatttgcatgtgtgtttaacatctcggtaaccacaacgttatctgagctacaggcgtcctgcagcggGCTTTGCGATGGAGGTGGTTCACTTGACACAGTGTCTTccgactctgggtcagactccggatcaaatgcgtaAGGGATTATGGCGAGGGGTCGTGAcgacggcattactcaatgttttgataattgctagccatgcatccgcctttccagagggggagctgcgggtctgagagctgacatgccaattacgtcacttccaggtaactggccaatcacaagacagtccgtgctctgcgggtgtggttttggtctgaaacagcgcggctgacgagagcgtcagtgatgagacatttacatcggctcgtttgcagcgactaggaggtttttgactaTAAAAACGACTTAAGTAAGTAGTAAGTACACCTCcgtatctcacatataagtgagatagggcCATGCTATGGCCACTTTAAGGGATTCCATTATAAGCAATAAA
This Solea solea chromosome 3, fSolSol10.1, whole genome shotgun sequence DNA region includes the following protein-coding sequences:
- the LOC131456747 gene encoding fish-egg lectin-like; protein product: MKAIAGCLLLVLCSAVECSWATWECKEAPRLYSIRQIDAGMGQVVAATRYGRPYQLSGRYWYSLGLASLKHVSVGPAGTWGCDSSNKVYKLVGGNWKVVNGQTLQQVDAGGDGQVVGVAPTTNYSYCQRANYASSYYGVGTLAWTGLTKPLVYVSCGKMFGCWGLDTNNKTFVAKKVNPDTCVPDGWTRVNGPTMQMIEVSTDGEVFGLTSDGKVFQRLGITDSLREGSSWKKIPMCMPISHLTYDLNHLWVVTTSGWLLQCTQEEAAPPVPPA